The Glycine soja cultivar W05 chromosome 9, ASM419377v2, whole genome shotgun sequence sequence GATTGTTTGCTACTACCTGCTGACGTGTACAAACTCAAGAACCCACTTTCCACCATTGCTCCATTTCCATCCATGCTGCATGGGTCTGCTGTGATCCCTGTTGCAACAGATGGAACAGAAACATGTGTCAAAGTGGCTCGAAGATTCTCGAGCCATTCTAAACACGTTGCCGTTCCTCTAAAGGCAACAACAATGTCTCTTCGACCCAATCGTTTGATCTCTTCTTTGTCGTTACACACTGCTACGTACCCAACGTAGCTCGATTGTGTTGCTACCCAGCTAGGTAATTTGATCCCCGAGGTTGCACGTAGGTGTTTTGTTACCTTGTAACCTGTGTTGCGTAACCCACACTGTTCGAAGAGGGTGTTCTTTTGGAACTTGCATGTGGCGTAGTTTGGAGAAGAAGGGTCGAATTCGAAGGACTTATACGCAGCCTCGACGAAATGGCCATAGCGGAGAATCTCAGCGCGAAGGTTCTCGTCCAATGGGTCCAATAAACCGTCCCAATTGTTCATTCCTTGGTACTCTTTCCATCTCTTCCCAACTTTCTTCGACAATGGTGGCGACGACGATAAGGATGATGATTGCAACTGGGGCATGTTCATCATTTTCTCCATCTTTTGCACGGGTTTGGTGGTTTGAACGAGGGTTGTGCACTGTGGTCTAATGAGGGTTGAAGTGTAGTAGTGAAGAGTTCTCATTAGTGGCAATGGTGAGTGAGTGAGAggagaaagagaatgaaaaagaaagagagtgaGGGAATGTGGTTATATGAGTTGTGTTGTGTTGGTGTGGTTTAGAAGGGGAATTGGGAGGGAAATTTATAGGTGCGAAAAAGAAGCGTTGAGAATGGGAATGGTGCATAACTGCATTTACCGTATAGAGTGGGTTGCCTTTATGATGAGTGCAAGTTTGCATAGAGATAGAATTAGAAAGTGTGTGCGTGATGGTACgtggaatttttcttttcttttgctgtATTTTTAGCATATCGAGAAAACCTTATAGATCTTCGTTACGTAGAGCCATTTCTGTATGGACACGTTTGCAAAACCTCCAGCCTTGTTGCGCTAAGGAAATTTATGGCAAATGTCTCACatagaatatatattatattttaatatactatAGTATAGTATAAAAGGACTAATCTTTTCACAATTCTCTCTTTGTCTGACCCAACTCACAATAGTGTAGAACTTATTCTTGAATCTCTATTGATTGATTCAAATGTTTAATGGTTATGaataatat is a genomic window containing:
- the LOC114425714 gene encoding phospholipase A(1) DAD1, chloroplastic-like, giving the protein MRTLHYYTSTLIRPQCTTLVQTTKPVQKMEKMMNMPQLQSSSLSSSPPLSKKVGKRWKEYQGMNNWDGLLDPLDENLRAEILRYGHFVEAAYKSFEFDPSSPNYATCKFQKNTLFEQCGLRNTGYKVTKHLRATSGIKLPSWVATQSSYVGYVAVCNDKEEIKRLGRRDIVVAFRGTATCLEWLENLRATLTHVSVPSVATGITADPCSMDGNGAMVESGFLSLYTSAGSSKQSFTSLQDMVRKEIGRILKTYEGENLSLTITGHSLGAALATLTAYDIKNSFIRQPPVTVISFGGPRVGNPSFRRQLEETGIKLLRIVNSDDVITKVPGFVFDDVDKTDDDVACNGGAHVVQRWIRKRAEEVQWLLYSEVGKELRLCSRDSPYLRGVNIATCHDLNTYLHLVDGFVSSTCPFRATAKRFLQH